A window from Tenacibaculum singaporense encodes these proteins:
- the dnaB gene encoding replicative DNA helicase, which yields MERTQSLKGTKIDKARIISLEKGKLPPQALELEEAVLGAMMIDKKGIDEVIDILHPDAFYDKRHQEIYAAIYELFQNSEPIDLLSVSNQLKKNGKLDLAGGDFYLIGLTQKVASSAHIEFHSRIILEKFIQRKLITISSEIIENAYDETVDVFDLLDDAEGKLFEVTQGNLKKGAERADSLVQQSINKIQEISTKEGMSGLATGFTKLDALTSGWQPTDLIIIAARPGMGKTAFVISMAKNMAIDFGHPVALFSLEMSSVQLITRMISSETGLTSEKLRKGNLEPHEWEQLNVKVKKLSDAPIFIDDTPALSIFDLRAKARRLVSQHGVKILIIDYLQLMTAGGAGGNREQEISTISRNLKALGKELNVPVIALSQLSRAVETRGGSKRPLLSDLRESGAIEQDADIVSFIYRPEYYGMTEWDDDDHSPCEGQGEFIVAKHRNGGLDNIRLKFTGHLAKFSDLEEGFSSEFQSSMNSGFNDEVASSNFASPEDAFGPSDDDVPF from the coding sequence ATGGAAAGAACCCAATCTCTCAAAGGAACAAAAATAGATAAAGCTAGAATTATAAGCTTAGAAAAAGGAAAGTTACCACCGCAGGCTTTAGAGTTAGAAGAGGCTGTTTTGGGGGCTATGATGATTGATAAAAAAGGGATTGATGAAGTAATTGATATTTTACATCCTGATGCTTTTTATGATAAAAGGCACCAAGAAATTTATGCCGCTATTTACGAGCTTTTCCAAAACTCAGAACCAATTGATTTACTTTCTGTATCAAATCAATTAAAGAAAAATGGAAAGTTAGATTTAGCAGGGGGAGATTTTTACTTAATTGGGTTAACTCAAAAAGTAGCCTCATCTGCACATATTGAATTTCACTCTAGAATTATCCTAGAAAAATTCATTCAACGTAAATTAATTACCATTTCTTCTGAAATTATTGAAAACGCATACGATGAAACTGTTGATGTTTTTGATTTGTTAGATGATGCCGAAGGAAAATTATTCGAAGTAACGCAAGGAAACCTTAAAAAGGGAGCGGAAAGAGCTGACTCTTTAGTTCAGCAATCGATTAATAAGATTCAAGAAATTTCAACCAAAGAAGGGATGAGTGGTTTGGCAACCGGATTTACCAAACTAGATGCATTAACCTCGGGTTGGCAACCTACCGATTTAATCATTATCGCTGCACGTCCTGGTATGGGTAAAACCGCTTTCGTAATATCGATGGCTAAAAATATGGCGATTGATTTCGGACATCCAGTAGCATTATTCTCACTGGAGATGTCATCGGTGCAGTTAATTACACGTATGATTTCTTCAGAAACAGGGTTGACTTCTGAAAAATTACGTAAAGGAAACTTAGAACCTCATGAATGGGAGCAATTGAATGTAAAAGTAAAAAAGCTTTCAGACGCGCCTATTTTTATTGATGATACACCTGCATTATCCATTTTTGATTTACGTGCAAAAGCACGTCGTTTAGTATCACAACACGGAGTTAAAATCTTAATTATTGATTACTTACAGTTAATGACAGCAGGAGGAGCAGGAGGTAACCGTGAACAAGAAATTTCGACGATTTCGCGTAACTTAAAAGCACTAGGTAAAGAATTGAATGTACCTGTAATTGCACTTTCTCAGTTATCGCGTGCGGTTGAAACCCGTGGAGGAAGTAAACGTCCGTTACTATCCGATCTTCGTGAATCTGGAGCAATTGAGCAGGATGCCGATATTGTATCATTTATTTATCGTCCTGAATATTATGGAATGACAGAATGGGATGACGATGATCATTCGCCATGTGAAGGACAAGGAGAGTTTATTGTAGCAAAACACCGTAATGGTGGATTGGATAATATTCGCTTGAAGTTTACAGGACACTTGGCAAAATTCTCGGATTTAGAAGAAGGCTTTAGTAGTGAATTCCAATCGAGTATGAATTCAGGATTTAACGATGAAGTAGCATCAAGTAATTTTGCTTCACCAGAAGATGCTTTTGGTCCAAGTGACGATGATGTTCCGTTTTAA
- a CDS encoding DUF3810 domain-containing protein, which produces MHNLKKYFFVALFLPIQVIFVLFISQKPQWIEFYYSNGIYPYISQFFRTILGWIPFSVGDIIGFVLLYLLLKSIYFLIKKRFQNFLPKLVKFIAILSIIYFCFYAFWGLNYFREPLAKNLELKQSTYTTEELISTTKQIVTELNKVHLQITKNDSVPVIVPYSQREIYKLAPNGFQELSKTYPQLTYQTSSIKSSLVSLFQSYNGTSGYLNPITGEAQVNNMIPKTGYPATTCHEMAHQIGWAAENDANFVSFLASIANKDLYFKYSGYRMAYNYCIGQVYKRDKELGKEIAKTVNKGIYKDYKATYLHWKQFKNPIEPYLKKGYNSYLKANNQSKGIQSYSYVVDLLIAYFKKKSS; this is translated from the coding sequence ATGCATAACCTAAAAAAATATTTTTTTGTTGCTTTATTTCTGCCTATTCAAGTAATTTTTGTGCTTTTTATAAGCCAAAAACCACAATGGATTGAATTTTATTATAGTAATGGAATTTACCCGTATATTTCACAATTCTTTCGAACTATTCTAGGTTGGATTCCTTTCTCTGTTGGGGATATAATTGGTTTTGTTTTATTGTATCTTTTATTAAAATCTATCTATTTTTTAATAAAAAAAAGGTTTCAAAACTTCCTTCCTAAGTTAGTAAAATTTATTGCAATTTTATCTATTATTTATTTTTGTTTTTATGCTTTTTGGGGATTAAATTATTTTAGAGAGCCGTTAGCTAAAAATCTTGAGCTAAAACAATCCACCTACACTACTGAAGAACTAATTTCAACAACTAAACAGATTGTAACAGAACTAAATAAAGTCCATTTACAAATAACAAAAAATGATTCAGTCCCTGTAATAGTTCCATATTCTCAAAGAGAAATTTATAAGTTAGCTCCTAATGGGTTTCAGGAACTTTCGAAAACATATCCCCAACTTACTTATCAAACTTCCTCGATTAAAAGCTCATTAGTTAGTTTATTTCAATCATACAATGGAACATCAGGGTACTTAAATCCAATAACAGGAGAAGCACAAGTAAATAATATGATTCCTAAAACGGGTTATCCAGCAACTACATGTCATGAAATGGCGCATCAAATTGGTTGGGCAGCTGAAAATGATGCCAATTTTGTGAGTTTTTTAGCCTCCATAGCTAATAAAGACTTATATTTTAAGTATTCTGGTTACCGTATGGCTTATAACTATTGCATAGGTCAAGTTTATAAAAGAGATAAAGAGCTAGGTAAAGAAATAGCTAAAACGGTAAATAAAGGCATCTATAAAGATTATAAGGCTACTTATTTACATTGGAAACAGTTTAAAAACCCTATTGAACCTTATTTAAAGAAAGGGTACAACTCTTACCTCAAAGCTAATAATCAATCTAAAGGAATTCAATCATATAGTTATGTTGTCGATTTATTGATTGCCTATTTTAAAAAGAAAAGTTCTTAA